Genomic segment of Thermodesulfobium sp. 4217-1:
TATTACACAGTACTCGCCCTGGCACACAAAAACAAAGACGCGCAAAAGGGGTTCGAATCAGAATTTAATGAACTTTATGGTCAGTTCTTTTTTCTTAAAATAGCCACGAATGCATTATTTTTTGTAATACTAATACCTTACATCTTGATTTCAAGCTATTTTTTAGATAAGGTAAAAATGCTATTTTATCCAGTAAATTATATCTTTGTATGCATGTTCTTGTATTTTATACTAAGATTCTTGTACTACAACCTTAAAAATTTCAATTTAAAAACTTAAAAAACCTCGCAGTTCATAAAGATATTAAAAATACACTATGAACTGCGAGCCCGCCAAACTATTTCATTATAATCGGTAATTCCTTTACTAATTCAAAATAAACCAATGCCTTATCTTTTTTCAAAGTCTCTTCATCGTTGTATTTGTGCTTCAAAAGAGGGTTAATTTTATCCTGATCATTTTCCTCTTTTATCTTTTTAAGGTATAACCTTTTGCCTTGATACTTCTCATCAACAAAAATATATGCTGCATAAGGATTTGCTTGGAGATTCAAATAGTTCAATTTTTTTAGCATTATAAGAGCAACAGTTTTTTCATCAATAATAAAGGGCTTTGCATAAAGAGCAACATCTACTACACCCTTATCATCAGCAGTAGCCAAAACGCCTACGCCTTTCAAGTCTTCAAAATATTGCTTCAATTCCATAATATCCTCCTTAAAATTATATTGTGATTAATTAATGTGTATAATCTTCCATGTTCCAACTGGTGTAACAAAATTGTCTCCTAAGGTATAACCTGGCAATTTATCTTCTGAGAAAAAATATAAAGGATGTCCATTGTAAGAAACCTGTTTTTGTCCGTCAGGTCTGGTAAAAATTGAAAAGTCGCTAGAGTTTAAGCTATCAGGTAGGTTCAATTCACTTGCTGAGAGAATAGGCCATTTGGTTAGACAAACCTTACTAGTACATTTTAGATTACTTTCTGTTTCACCGCTTAGATAATATAGAGTCATGTTATTAGAACCAACTAAATAGTTTCCCAATTTTGCATTTTTATAAATATTAACTGTGTGGGATGACTTAACGTTTGCATTAATAGAATTATCCAAAATATTATCAGCAAAAGCATAATGCATTGCAGAAAAAATTAACAACATACCGACAACAAAAGAAGCTAAAGTAAAAAAATATTTTCTCATTTTCAAACCTCCTAAATATTAATAATAATTATTATAAACCAAAATACTCAATTTTTACAGATTTTAATTTATGGATAAAATAAATTAAGTAGAGTAAAATTAATTTTGTTTATGTATAAATTAAATATTATTATTAATATGGTTTTAATTTTAAAAATGCTAATTAGTGATATAATTAACTTTTGTCGCTTAAAACGAATATTGAGTTAGTATTCTTTTGTAAAACAAGGGGATAAAAAAAACCAATATTGTATTAAGTAGAACTAAATTTAGGAGGATTTTACGATGGAACTTACAGACATTATTCCTATGTCAGAGTTAACAAAAATTGTCGAAGAAATTTATGACAAATTTGGATTTACTGGTGTATTTTATAAGCCTGATAACTTTATTTTAGTTAGATCAAAAGAAATGGGAAACAATTTGTGCCCATTTATTAAGGACAACCCTAATTCATTGATGATCTGCTCAGTCGCACAACAGATACTTGGAAAAGATTCATTTGATTCAAAAGAAATCATAATAGATGAATGTGATGCAGAAATGGTAAAATTTGTTATCCCTATATTTGTCGGCGAAGAGTTTTTAGGGACCGTAGGCGGTTGTGGACGTTTAGCTGACGATAAAGATTCAGTAGAAACATTCTATATTTCAAAGCTAACAGGAAAAGATGAAGGCGAAATAAAAGAGTTAGCAAAATCCATAACAAAAGTGTCCAAAGATGAAATGAAGGAGATAATATCATATATTCAAGGTAGGGTAAATCCATATATCAATAAATATATTGAAACAGCAAAGAGTATGAAAAAAAACTAAAATTTGGGGGAGGGAGGGGGAATAAGATTTTCAATATGAGGTAGTTACAAAAACCTAAAATATAAGATAAAATAGTGTATGAATAAAAATTTTTACGATGAAATGCTAAACATAATTAATGATTATTTTGTAAAAAGGTCTTTTAAGACATGTTTACAATCTAGCCCTTTATTTTATCTTTTATTAAGAGGTATTAAATATTATGATGGGGTTACAACTATCGGAAAACAAAAACTCTACTTAGATGATATATATATCACAAAATTATCAAAAGAAGATTATGAATCATTAGACGACATGGCTTTTAATAGTTTGATAAAAAAAGAACAATCAAGATGCTATACACAAGTTAAACAATTCTCAAAAATATTTATAAAAAGTATATTGGATGAAGTTTACTATAGCGCATTTCCACAAAAGATAAATAATTTTGATACCTATTCAAACGATACAATTTTTATAAATTATAATTTAATAATATCTAACATAATGAGTGCAGCTAATAGCTTCGAAAAGATGAACGATATCTACCCATCATATTTATTATTGGGAACAAATTTTTTCAACCTATTCATAGAATCACTTCCATCAAGAGATAATAGGTCTTATAATCCTGATATTAAAAACATCGGATTTGACAGCGTTTACCACGATATCTTATTAATTATTCACGAACCAATGTGTCCAAACAATATTGGGTACTTTGTAATTCCAGATAAAATATTTTTAGCTACAACAGAATCTGTCAAATCCTATTCAGAGAGATTTTCTCCGTTTTTTGCATCATTTTCAAGCGATAAGATTTCTATTCGCTTTGGAGCTCAATTAATTTCTCAATCAAAATACTCCGTTCAGAAGATCGTCTTGAATTGCTGATAAGAAACCTTATGTAAACTAAAATGAAAAAAATATTTATAGGCCTGTCTATTCTGAATTGAATATTTAAAAATTCTAAATATCTTGGAAGAATCTGAATAAAGCTTATTTTTTACCTTGCAGAACTGCTTAGCAAAGCCATTTGATTTTAAAAACGCTGAAATTTCGCTCTAGATTAGATAAAAAATATTTTTTGATGATTTATATGTTTAAGTATATAATCAGCTCAAATATGAGCCTAAATTTTAGGATGATTTTTAAAAAAATTAAGCCATTTTAATTGTAGTGTAATGATTTTAATTCAAAGATATTCAGATTATTTATATGATATGTTCAAGAATGCCTTTTTCTAACATAGCTAAATTAAATAAATAGTCGTTATGATCGAATGTTTCTCTAAGAGGTTTAATTGTATTTCTCCAACCATAACCGTCTGTAATCCAAATAAATTTATATTTATCATTTAAAACATCAAATAAATTTCTATATTCACCAGCTGTTGACTTTAATTTTGAACCGCCTCCACCATAAAAATTAGATTCTATAATAAAAAGCTCTCTGCCATTATCAATCACAAAATCATATCTTCTTGAAGATTTATCAACTGGAACATCATAAAATGCTTCTACAATGTTTTCCATAATATTCCCACCACAATTTTTTCTGCCGTTACTATCCAAACCTGCTTCAACCTCAACCATGTAATCAACTAAATTTTTAATATTTTTGTTCACTATTAAATCTTTTAAACCAGTTTATTTGACAAAAATAAGAAATTTTATAGGGTTATTTTTAATTTAAGACCAAGACACATTGCTTGGCTTTAAATTTTGGATTAAAAAATTAAAAACTTCATCTTCAGTATTACAATTTAGTTCTTCTTTATAAAAATCTAATTGTTTTATA
This window contains:
- a CDS encoding pyridoxamine 5'-phosphate oxidase family protein → MELKQYFEDLKGVGVLATADDKGVVDVALYAKPFIIDEKTVALIMLKKLNYLNLQANPYAAYIFVDEKYQGKRLYLKKIKEENDQDKINPLLKHKYNDEETLKKDKALVYFELVKELPIIMK
- a CDS encoding PocR ligand-binding domain-containing protein, with product MELTDIIPMSELTKIVEEIYDKFGFTGVFYKPDNFILVRSKEMGNNLCPFIKDNPNSLMICSVAQQILGKDSFDSKEIIIDECDAEMVKFVIPIFVGEEFLGTVGGCGRLADDKDSVETFYISKLTGKDEGEIKELAKSITKVSKDEMKEIISYIQGRVNPYINKYIETAKSMKKN